In the genome of Triticum urartu cultivar G1812 chromosome 5, Tu2.1, whole genome shotgun sequence, one region contains:
- the LOC125506854 gene encoding putative glutaredoxin-C14, with product MQEYGDMSHSILQDLKECLIALEKIKEFYKKADGPRDEASERAVVIFTLSSCCMCHTVAWLFCDLGVNALVHELDQDPRGKEMERALLKMLEKGPSVPVVFIGGKLVGGTNRVMSMHLSGELVPMLRNAGALWL from the exons ATGCAGGAATATGGTGACATGTCCCATAGTATCCTACAGGATTTGAAAGAATGTTTGATAGCATTAGAAAAAATAAAGGAATTCTACAaaaag GCAGATGGACCGCGTGATGAAGCGTCCGAGCGAGCGGTGGTGATCTTCACTTTGAGCTCCTGCTGCATGTGCCATACCGTGGCGTGGCTCTTTTGCGACCTGGGTGTCAATGCACTGGTGCATGAGCTCGACCAAGACCCCAGGGGAAAGGAGATGGAGAGAGCTCTCCTCAAGATGCTCGAGAAAGGCCCGTCTGTTCCAGTGGTGTTCATCGGCGGGAAGCTTGTCGGCGGGACAAACAGGGTCATGTCCATGCATCTTAGCGGCGAGCTCGTCCCAATGCTGAGGAATGCAGGTGCCCTCTGGCTATAG